DNA from Ignavibacteria bacterium:
TGGGGCGATGGACACGATTCCGGTTTGTACACGTTTGAATATCTGAGAAAATTGTGTACGTGTAATGATTGTAGGAAAAACGGATTCTGAAACAACTACTATATATTCAATAAATTACATACGATATACTTATTGTAGGAAGCGGACCTTCGGGAATAAGCACCGCGGTGGAAGCAAAAAATGCTGTGTTTCTTTTCATCTCTTATATTCTCGGCGAAAAGTTTAATACGAAGAAAAATATTCTCAACTTGGACATTGTTCCATTATTAGTTAACTTTAACCCGAAAATTATTTGGAACACGTAAGACAAATCATTTATTACAAAGACTATTTTTCCGATTTCTTTGAGGAACAAACGGAAAAAGTAAAAGGGAAAATTGATTACGCACTCTTTCTTGTAACGGTCGCAAAACGGATTCCACAGAAATTTTTTCGCCACATTGAAGGAACGGATGGATTGTATGAAATACGCATCGAGTTTCAAGGAAACATATACAGAATATTCTGTTGCTTCGATGAAGGAAAAGTTGTTGTGCTGTTCAATGGATTTCAAAAGAAAAGCCAGAAGACCCCACGAGAAGAAATAGACAAAGCGTTAAAAATAATGAACGAGTATTTTACCGAAAAACCTAAAAGTAAAAATTTATGAATACCAAAAATAAAAAACGCAAAACCATTACCACATTTGACGAACATCTTGACAAACGCTATGGAAAAATTGGAACGCGAAAACGCACAGACTTTGAAATTAAAGCGAAAGCGTTTGCCATTGGCGAAGTAATTAAAGAAGAGCGACGGCTTGCAGAAATGACGCAAGAGCAATTAGCAGAACGAACCGGAACAAGAAAAAGTTTTATCTCAAGAATTGAAAACGGACATAGCGATATTCAACTTTCAACGCTTTACAAACTTTTTGAACTTGGTTTAGGAAGAAAAATTTCGCTGACGATACAATAAGATGCTACATACACACGTCGAAGCGAAAAAATGTTATAAACCCGGTCAAATTTTTTTTTGATGACGCGAGATATATTTTATAAATTTTAACCGTTCTTTTAAACATAAATGAATAAACCAATGAAACCAACAATCATCGTTTTCCTAGTAATGTTTGTTACTATTTTCTATTCTTGTTCATCTACTGATTCAGGCACAGGAGAGCAAGGAAAGTGGAATGAATTTACGTATACGTATCCTTCCTCAAGTGACCCAACGGAAAAAAAATAGTGAAAACTCAAACGAAAGTGATAGTTAATAATTGTACTTACTCCACAGTATCTGACCACATCATTTTATATGTCGATTGGGAAGCAGAAAACACCGGGAAAGAAGCAGCAGAGTTTGGTTGGCAAAACAAGTGTATACAAGACGATGAGGGAAGGGTTTTTAGTCCTGAGAAGGGAGCGGATTCTAGGCTTATTCAGCCCCTTGATAAGACTGGAGAACTTACGATTACGTACATTTTACCTTCCAAAGTAAATATAAATAATTTATACTGGGGTCTGTATCATGGTGATGCAGAGCTGGGTTTAAAATATAAAATCAAACTCACTCCAGTTAATCAAAAATAAAAATAGTTATGGATATTATAGATGAAGCGCGCAAACTCTTGAAATTGAGAGAAGAATTGCTTGCAAAAGAAAAAGAATTTGATAGCCAACGCCTTGCCGTTCACAATGAACTCATTAAGAAACCAGAGCAGAGTATCGAAATTGATGGTTTCAAGATCTCGAAAGTTAATGATCGGGTTCAGTTATAATTTGATAATGATCTCCTTCGAGAAGAACTTAAAAAAATTGGCTTGTCCTATAAAGAGGTTTTAACAATTATTGCAAGGTCGAAAGAAGAAGTTTCGGTTACAGGGTTGATTAGGATAGATGAGAAGTAGAAACAACTAATAATTACATAATACATTTCTTTCCTCACTAAATTTTTTTGAGAGCACTGTTGAATTTACGAATCCAGAATTTTACATTCGCAAATTCGTAATGTTTCGTTATTCGGACTGGTTAGAATTCGCTTTCACAACTCTCTCAATTTCTTCCGTCAATTTTTCCCAATCAACATAGAGCCAACTCAAATCTTCGGTGAGTTTTTTGTATTCTGCTGAAATGGATTTTACTTGTTCACCATTAGAATAAAAATTGGTATCGCTCATCAACGTTTCACATTCGCTTTTACGTTTTTCTTTTTCTACAATTTCTTTTTCGAGTTTCAATAATTTTTCTTTGAGCGGTTTTGTGAATTTGGAAATGCGTTGTCGTTCTTCCGCTTCAATCCTTTTTTTATTCTGTCCACCAACTACTGACTTCTGACTACTTTCTACTTTTTTCTCCGCTTCAACTTCTTCTTTTTTCTTCGCAAGATATTCCGAAACATTTCCAACGTATGTTTTAACAGAATGATTTTTCACTTCGACAACTCTATTGACAATCGTATCGAGAAAATGCCTATCGTGCGAAACGATGATGTACGTTCCGTCAAATTTTTGCAACGCTTCTTGCAATATTTTTTTTGAACGCATATCGAGATGGTTCGTCGGTTCGTCCATCACCAATAAATTCGCGGGTGAAAGCAACATTCGCGCCAACGCCAAACGACTTTTTTCTCCGCCGCTCAGCACATGAACTTTTTTCTCCACATCATCGCCGCGAAAAAGAAAACTTCCGAGCAACGTTTGCAATCGCGTTCTCGATTCACCGACGGAAATCTCTGCTGCGCTTTCGTACACGGATTTATTTCCATCCAATTCATCCGCTTGATGTTGCGCGAAATACGAAATCGTAACGTTGTAACCTATTATTTTTTCTCCCGAAGAAATTTTTTCAACGCCGGCAATAATTTTTGAAAGCGTAGATTTCCCCGCGCCATTCACGCCGACAAACGCAATTCTGTCGCCGCGTTCAACGGTGAAATTTAAATTCGAGAGAACGAGATTGTCATCATATTGTTTGGAAACATTTTTCAACTCCATCACCACTTTTCCCGATGGCAGCGGAGAAGGAAAATGAAAATGAATCGCGCTTTCTTCATCTTCAAGTTCAATCACGTCAATTTTCTCCAACTGCTTGATGCGGCTTTGCACTTGTCGCGCTTTGGTTGCTTTGTACCGAAATCGCTCGATGAATTGCTCCGTTTGCTTTATTTGTTGCTGTTGATTTTTAAAAGCGGAGAGCAATAATTCTTTTCTCAACACCGATTCTTTTTCATAGAAAGAATAATTGCCCGCGTATTCTTCGACGTTTCCGTTCACAATGGCAAGCGTTCGCTTCGTCATATTGTCGAGAAACGTTCTGTCGTGAGAAATCAGCATAATTGCGCCTTCGTACGAGCGCAAATAATTTTCCAACCATTCAAGTGATTCGATATCGAGATGATTCGTCGGTTCGTCAAGAAGAAGAAGCGAAGGATTTTTCAGCAGAAGTTTTGCAAGAGAAATTCGCATTTGCCAACCGCCGCTGAACTCGTTGCAATCTCTCCCGAAATCATCAACGGAAAAACCAAGTCCCATCAATACTTTTTCCGTTTTCGAGCGAATGCGAAATGCGTCGAGCGATTCGAGTTTGTGTTGAAACTCTCCCTGCAACTCAATCAAATCGTTGAACTCTTCGCTTTCGTGCGAAGTGTGTAACAGTTGCGAATGAATTTCTTCCAAATCGTTTTCGATTTTTTTTACATCATCGAATGCCGATTCCGCTTCTTCGAGCAAACTTCTTCCCTCGAGATGTTCGGTTTCCTGCTGCAAATAACCGATGGAAACGTATTTCGCTTTTTGCACGACGCCGGAATCCGCTTCTTGTTTGCCGACGAGAATTTTGAACAGCGTCGTTTTTCCCGCGCCGTTTGCACCGACGAGACCAATGCGAGCGTTTGCGTTGATATAAAATGAAACGTCTTCAAATAAATATTCGCCGCCGAATTGAATAGAAATATTTTGGAGTGAAATCACTTTTTAGATTTGAGATAAGGGATATGAGATTTGCGCATTATCGTAGTAATGCGAAAAAACTTCTTTGCATCTTCGCGTCTTTGCGTGAGATAACTAGTTTACATCGTACCAAAATTTGGCGGAGTAACGTAGGTAAGAAATTGCTCTTTGTTCACCATTTCGCGTTGGAAAAATTTTGCAACTTTTTCTTCTTTGTAAAATCCAAACAAACACGAACCGCTTCCGGAAAGTGAAACATATTCTGCGCCTGATAAATAAAATCCTTTACGCAATTCTTTGATAAACGGAAATTGTTCAAACACCGGTTCTTCAAAATCATTATCCAAGTTGTCGCGCAGATATTCCATATCGTTTATTCCTTCGAGCAAAATTTCTTTGATGGATTTTGCATAACCTTCTTTCGGCGTAACGTGTTGATACGCCCACTTCGTAAAAATTTGTTCGTTGGGAAACAACACGACAATCCAATACGGAACAGCTAACGGAAAATATTCCAGCACTTCGCCGCGACCGGTAGCATACGCAGTTCCATCGAGTAAAAAATAGGGAACATCGGAGCCGAGTTGCAAAGCCATTTCACGAAGTTTCAAAAATGGAACATGAATTTTCCACAATTCGGAAAGCGCGAGAAGAACTGTTGCCGCATCGGAACTTCCGCCGCCAAGTCCAGCGCCGACGGGAATTATTTTTTTGAGTTTAATATCAACGCCGTGATGAGTGTTTGTTTCTTGTTGGAATAACAACGCGGCTTGCACACAAAGATTTGCAGAACCTTCGGGAATAAGTTCGATTCCTCCTCCGGAAAACGAAATTCCTTTGTCTTGCGCGGTGAGCTCAATTTCATCGTAGAGTTTGATGCGATGAAAAACCGTTTCGATGTCGTGAAAACCATCGCGGCGTTTTCGCAACACACGAAGTCCGAGATTGATTTTTGCGTATGCTTTAAGGAGCACAGAGGTTTTAGGATTTAGGATTTAGGTTTTAGATGTGAGGTTTAGTTGCTTTGAAAACTAATATCGAAAACCTAACATCTTACTTCTAACACCATTTACCTCAAGTAATATTTTAACGGGTTCGGGACAACGCTGCATTCTTCGGCAACACGATAGCCGGTAACTTTTCCTTCGTCGCGGAGTTTATACATTCGCGGAACAATTTTGTCGCGAAGTTCGGGCGGCGTCATCGGATTCAAATAAATTCCTGTTCCTCCTTCAAAACCTGCGGGAATATTGACGCGCAATTTTATCAACACGTGCCACGGCATTTTGTAAATCGAATCGAACGGCGTGTAATACCATTCTTCATTACAGGAAATTTGACTTCCCAGCGCGGCGTGAATAGAATGAACCAAATCACTAACGCCGCGGACCTCTTCGGAAGTTTGGTCGAATGGATTTCCCGCAACGGAACGCGAGTACACTTCAATTGTCGGAAAACGGTGACCAATGCCCACGAACGCAAGAGCGAATTCGTTTTCTGCAAAGACTAAATTATGATGCGCAGCAAAGTTCACTCCGAACTCGTTAAAAACGTTCGGGTCTTCGCGCACCATTTTTGTTTGATGCTGCAGCGAAGAGCCCCATTCATCGAGTGCGACAAGTTGTTTGTGCAAATGGTCGAACGATGCGCCCGCGGGACGAAGCCAGTTTTGAAACACGCTGATATACCGCACGTAGCGATTGTTTGCAATAATATCGCGCATCGCATCAATCGTGAACGTGAAGTAATGATAATGTTCTTCCGGCGTCATTTCTCCCGACGAAAAAAGTTGATGGTCAAATTCCGCATTGTGAACGAAATGCCTTCCCGCAATAATCAAATCGTGTCCGCCGCCGAAGAACGCATCAGCGAGTTGTAATTTTTCATCGCTTGGAATTGCAACAATTTCGTCATCGGTCTTTCCCGTTTGTTTCAATTTGTAATTGAGAATGTTCAGCAAATGATTTTTTCCCAATCCGTTTTTGATGTATGCATCGCGCCATTGCAGCAGTTCATCATTCATCCGATAATCAAAATTCTTTTTCCAATAATCGAGCGTAACGATTTCAAATAAATTTGGTGTGCGGCGGAACAATGCTTCAGTTGAAAAATATTCCTGCGCCGAAAGGTGTTTGATGGAAAGATAATTTCCGTCTTGCACAATCATCCGCGCTTTTTCTGGCGGAGTTTCAAAATATCGCGCTGAACAAAAACTGCAATAATCTTCGGGCGTGTGAACGTCCATTTTTTTTGAAGTTGTTGGAACGCCGTTGGTAATCGGTTTGCTTCCACGTCCGGGGACAGACCACACTTCTGCGCCGGTGAACGGATTGACTTGTTTCACCGTCCCGTCCTGCATTGTTATGTAAAAATTTTCGTGTTGCATTATAATAGCAATTAGTAATTCGTAATTTGTAACTTGTAATTTTGTTACGGTTTTGGCGCTGGCGGAGGAAGAGCAAACGCAATGCTTTCCGCTTGAAAATTTCCATCGCGATGAGAACTGTCGCAGAATGGTTTTGTTTTGCTTAATCCACAGCGGCAAAGAGAAATGCGTGTTCGCCCTGCAATATCGAATGTATTTCCTTTGTCGTCGAAGAGTTCAAACTCGCCTTCGACTTTGATACTTCCGTTGGATTTTATAGTTAATTTTGTAGCCATTGTAACAGAGAGAAATAAAAAAAAGAAAACGTATGTAAAATTCGGTGAGAAAGATAGTAAGGAAATACGGGAAAAAGTAAAGCGAGAAAGGAAGATTTAGAAAATATTCATTCGTTTCTTTCCAAATTGTTTAGTGAAAGAAATTCAAACGGTTGCCAACATTCATTGCACACAGAAAACGATGGCGCAGATGGGTGTATTTTTTTCGATGAAGAAACCAATCTATGGTTAAAAAGATAATGATGGAGGCGAGGACAAATAGCACGGTCATAGTTTTTTCTCCGATATTGAATTGTGATACAGAAAGTTGAAATATGTGGTAGTGTTTCACAAGTGTTGGTTGAAATCTTTACAAGAACGTAAACGGTCTTGCTGGACGAAAAAAGAATCATCAATGATTCTTTTGGTTATATCCCGATTTATCGGGGTTTTTTCGCTGTAGCACGACCATTAATGGTCGTGGAGAACGTGCTTTGAAAACATCGTCATTTTTCTTTTGCCAACTCTTGTGAAACACGACCTCTTTTTTTTTACGTTTGCTGCAGTTTCTATAGTATCAATGAAGGAATGAAGTGAGAACCGTTTGCGGTTCACTTCACTCCTTTTGCCGTAATGCTCAGCAACGCATATTCATTGGTGGACACTTCCGAATATTTTTTTTCTTTGAGGATTTCCACGTGCCGAAATCCCACTTGTTTGAACAGCGAAATGTAATCGTTTTTATTCATCGCCCCCGCAACACATCCTGCCCACAGTTCTGCGTCGCGTTGTAAAGATTCGGGAAAATATCCTTCGGTAACAATATCGGAAACAATGAATGCGCCGCCCTTTTTCAGCACGCGATACATTTCCGAAAATGCTTGTTCTTTTTCGGGAACAAGATTTAAGACGCAGTTACTGATTATTCTGTCCACGGAATTTGCGTCCACGGGCATGTGTTCAATTTCTCCGAAACGAAATTCTACGTTGCGAATATTCAGTTTGCGTGCGTTATCTCGCGCGCGCGCAAGCATTTCTTCCGTCATATCAATTCCGATGACGAATCCGGTTTCGCCAACATATTTCGATGCGATAAAAACATCAATGCCTGCGCCGGAACCCAAATCGAGAACGGTCATTCCTTCGCGAATATCGGCGTATTCCGTTGGTATCCCGCAACCAAGATTGAGATTTGCAATTTCCAGCGTATCCAGTTTTTCTGTATCGTAATGTTCCGCCATTACCACATTGAATTGTGGAGAATCGCAACAACTTGTTGTTGTTGAGCAGCACGATGTTTGCGATGATGCGGTTGCAATTTTTCCGTATTTGTCTTTGATAACTTCTTTTACGTTTTCCATAAAATTAACACGTTGATTGTGTGAAAAAAATAATAATTGATGGTTTTACTATTAGACGAAGCATTGTAAAAAAAGACGCAAAAATAAAATCTATGCTATTATTTCATTTTCCAGATTGCCAACACTGCGCTTAATGCAGAAGCGACATTCAATGATTCTGCTTTGCCGAATTTCGGGATAGAAAAAACACCATCGGAACGTTGTTCGAGTTCGGAAGAAATGCCGTGGGCTTCATTTCCAAACACCAATACGGATTTTGCATTGCGTAGTGTTGGAGGGATTTCGTAGAAACTTCTATTTCCGTTTGCCACTGTTGAAAAAATACTGAAATGTTGAAGTTGGAATTCCTGCAATTCTACAGCCAAGTTTCTTTCTTCAACAATCGGCAGGTGAAATACCGCTCCCATAGATGCGCGAAGAACTTTCGGGTTGAAAAGTTCAACACAATTTTTTCCGAGAAGAACAACATCAACGCCAAACCAATCGCACGTGCGAAGCATTGCTCCGAGATTTCCCGGATCCGAAACCGCATCAAAGGCAACGATGAGCGTATGTGGTGCGTGTACGTATTCCGCTAATTGCCAATTCTTTTTTTTGTCAACAACAGCGAATATGCCTTGCGTGGTTTGTGTGTCGGAAAGTTTTTCTATTTCCTGTGTGGAAATTTCCACAAGCGGGATTTTTTTTTGTTTGGAAAGAAGGTGAATGTGTTTTGCTGAATTGTTGGCATAACTATTCTCTGTTCCGATGAGCATATCCACGTTCCAATCGCTTTGTAACGCTTCTTCGACGCAATGAAATCCTTCGACAAGAAATTGTTGCCGTTCAACGCGGAATTTTTTTTGCAAAAGTTGACGCGTGTGTTTGAGTTGTTGCTGCGAAAGGGAATTCATAGGTTTGTTTGTTTGCTCGTTTGTTTGTTTATTGAATTGAAAATGATGCTTCCGAAACGAATCGGTGGTTAAAGTACTAATGAAATTTGAATTCACAAACACATCGAACAAATAATGGATAGAATGCAAGCGAACATCAACAACATCACCATCGCTTACAACGAATACGGAAACGGCGACCCGCTCATTTTCGTACACGGATTTCCCTTTTCTTCTGCAATGTGGGAATCGCAAGCGAAATATTTTTCCCAACAGTTTCGCGTGATTTCATACGATATTCGCGGACACGGCGAAAGCGAAGTTGGCGACGGACAATTTTTTCTTGAAGATTTCGTCGAAGATTTTTTTTCGCTGCTGGATGTTCTTCGCTGTGAAAAAGTAATTGCCGTTGGTCTTTCTATGGGAGGATATATTCTATTGCGCGCGTATGAAAAAACACCCGAACGATTTCGCGCGCTCGTGCTTTGCGATACGAAAAGCGAAGCGGATTCCAACGACGTGAAACTTAAACGCGCAATACAGGCAAAAGAAGTGAAAACGCACGGAGTACGGTATTTTGCAGATGGTTTTTTGAACGCGGTTTTTGCCAAACGAACCTTTTTCGATTTATCCGACGAATTCGAAAATACAAATGCCGTGGAAACTATACGCGGGATAATTCTGCAGACTTCACCGATTTCCATTGCGGGAACATTACTTGCGCTTGCTTCGCGAACCGATACAACACACGTGCTTTCTTCGATTACTATACCTACGCTCCTTCTCGTTGGCGAAAATGATGTTCTTACTCCCCCCTCAACAATGCAAGCAATGAAAGAAATCATTCCTCACGCAACATTGAACATACTCTCGAATGCAGGACATCTCAGCAATATGGAAAACGCAAATGCATATAACACCGCACTCGAACAATTTTTACTTTCATTGAACAAACAATCGTCGTGATGAAAAATTTCGTGAAATGGTTTGCGTTCATTATCGTGGTTTGCATTTACAAAACAAATACGGCGGCGCAACTTTTGTTGAATGCGGATTTAATTGTAACGCCAACAACGATTGAACCGCAGGAAAGCCCGCTGAAAAATGTGAACACAACGTCGCACAACAATTCGCCATTCAATTTGTTCCGTTCAGAAATGTTGGGATTGTGGGGCATTAGTGAAATATTTTCCGTTCGCGCAAATGCACTGTTCGACACAAAAATGAAAAATCGCATTCGGTTTGATGGAGTATATCTCGAAGGCAAACCGGATTCTGTATTCAATTTCCGCGTGGGAAAAATTCCTACAACGTTTGGAAATTTTGTATCCCGACGATTTGCGCGCGAAAATACATTGATTGGATTTCCGTTGATGTACAGTTTCAAAACTCCGTTGTTTGGGAACGACGTTGATACCAATATTTCTCAAGTGTTGTTTCGCAAGCAGCAGTATGATTCAGAGATTATTGCGTTGAATGAAGCGGTTTGGATACAGGGAATTTCTGTGTTGGGCTCAATGGAGAATTTTCGGTACGCATTTTCTCTTTCCAATAGTTCACTTGCAAACCCGAACGTGAAACGCAAATATGGAAATCAATATTCTGGAAGAATTTCATCTACGCTATCCGATAATTTAGAAATAGGAATTTCCAGCGCGCTTGGTTCGTATCTTGACAAAGCAAAACATCTTCCTTCTGATAAAAAGATTGAAGATGTGAAACAAAAAATATACGGTGCAGATGTCCGATACGAATACTGGCGATACGAATTTCTCGGTGAAGTAATGCAAATAACATATGATGTGCCGTTGCTTCCCCAAAAAGAGCTTACGGCGAAAAGTTGGTATGCGGAACTCCGCTATCAATATTCGCGCACCATTTTGCTTTCTGCGCGCGTGGAACAATTTCTCTTTTCCGACGTTGATTCTTTCGGAACATCAGTGAATTGGGGCAACAGTATCAATCGGTGGGAAATGGGAATTCGGTATCGCTATGCCGATATGTTCTTCAAAGGAGTATGGCAACGCATTGAATTTTCCTCATTGCAAGAATCGCTGCTCGATATTTATGCTCTGCAAATCATATACCGATGGGAAGATATTTTTAAGGCGATGTGAAATTTGGGAGCGCGGTTTTTTTGTCACAAGAGTTAAACATTCATTACAAAATTTCTTTCAGCAAATTTTCAGTTTCTTTTTCTAATTTCATCACTGTTTAAAAAATTCAATTCACTTCCAACTCTTCGCAAATTCCGTCAACAGCCGCACACCAACTCCGCTCCCACCTTTCGGCGCGTACGGTTGATTGTCTTCGAGAATTGCCGTTCCAGCAATATCGAGATGAACCCATTTGTAATCGCCGATAAATTTTTTCAGGAAGAATGCCGCTGTAATTGTTCCCGCCCAACGTCCGCCGACATTTTTTACATCGGCAACGTCACTCTTAATGAGTTTCTCATATTCATCATACATTGGGAGTTGCCAAACGCGCTCATAAGTTTTTTCTCCAGCGACTTTTAGTTTGTTCATTACGTCGTCGTCGTTGCCCATCATTCCCGTTGCAACATGTCCAAGCGCAACAACACACGCGCCGGTCAACGTTGCTAAATCAATCACCGCTCTCGGCTTAAATTGTGAAGCATAAGCAAGCGCATCGGCAAGAATCAATCGTCCTTCCGCATCAGTGTTGTCCACTTCAGAAGTTTTTCCTCCGCGATGTGTAACAACATCGCCGGGCTTTACAGCGCTTCCACTCGGCATATTCTCTGTTGCAGGAATTAATCCAATGACGTTCACCGGAAGTTTAAGTCGTGCGATAGTTTGCAATGTTCCAATCGCTGCTGCTGCGCCGCTCATATCCATTTTCATTTCCGCCATATTTGCGGATGGCTTTATTGAAATTCCACCGCTATCAAACGTAACGCCTTTGCCGACAAAAATTATTGGCTGCGTTTCTGCGTTTAGCGTTCCGTTGTATTTTAAAATTATGAAACGCGGATCTTTCACACTGCCTGAACTCACAGCAAGTAAACCGCCGAATTTTTCTTCTTCGATTTTTGCTTTGTCCCATATTTCGCAATCAAAACCGAACTGCTCCGAAGATTTTTTTGCAACATCAGCAAGCGTTTCAGGATAAATTTCATTCGATGGAGCATTTTCCAAATCGCGAGCGAGAATTGTTCCTTCACAAATTATTTTTGCAACGGAAATTCCCGATTTTATTTTCTTTACTACTTCATCCGATGCATCGAATAATATTACTTCGGTAATTTTTTCTTTCTCTTTCTTCTCTGAAAAATATTTATCGAACTTATATTGCGAAAGCATTGCACCCTCAACAATTGCTTGTGTAATTTCTTCTGCGGGAAGCTGTAACAATTTTGCTGCAGAAGAAAAATCGACCGAAACTTTTTTAGCTTTCAATATCTTCGCTTTGTTTAATCCCGTTGCTGTTGCCCGACGTAACATTTCGACGGAAAATTTTTCTTTCTTTCCAACACCTATGAGAAGTAATTGAGGAGTAGCAATTGCATTGTTCGTGAACACTTTGCATACATCTCCGTCTTTTCCTTTAAAATTTTCGAGTGAAGAAATTTTCTCTGCAAGATTTTTTACTTGCTTCGGAAATATTTCTATTTGTTTCGCTATTGATTTTTGTTCTTCAGAAATGAAGAAAACAACTGCATTAGATTTGATTTGTTTTAGTGTGGATTTGGTTGGTGTAAGTTTCATATAATTTTACATTTTATATTTTACATTGAACATTGAAAAATTTTCTAACATACTCAACTACTCATTTACTCAAATACTTTTTCGCTGTATCAACTACTTCTTTCACAATATCATCAAGTTGTACATTGTGAATTCTCGCTCCCGCCGCATTTTTATGTCCGCCACCGCCAAATTCTTTCGCAAATTCGTTAAACGGAATATCGCCTTTAGAACGAAAACTTATTTTCACTCCATTGTCTAATTCGTTGATGAGAACCGCGCCGAGAACTCCATCAATGCTCATTGGATA
Protein-coding regions in this window:
- a CDS encoding leucyl aminopeptidase, which codes for MKLTPTKSTLKQIKSNAVVFFISEEQKSIAKQIEIFPKQVKNLAEKISSLENFKGKDGDVCKVFTNNAIATPQLLLIGVGKKEKFSVEMLRRATATGLNKAKILKAKKVSVDFSSAAKLLQLPAEEITQAIVEGAMLSQYKFDKYFSEKKEKEKITEVILFDASDEVVKKIKSGISVAKIICEGTILARDLENAPSNEIYPETLADVAKKSSEQFGFDCEIWDKAKIEEEKFGGLLAVSSGSVKDPRFIILKYNGTLNAETQPIIFVGKGVTFDSGGISIKPSANMAEMKMDMSGAAAAIGTLQTIARLKLPVNVIGLIPATENMPSGSAVKPGDVVTHRGGKTSEVDNTDAEGRLILADALAYASQFKPRAVIDLATLTGACVVALGHVATGMMGNDDDVMNKLKVAGEKTYERVWQLPMYDEYEKLIKSDVADVKNVGGRWAGTITAAFFLKKFIGDYKWVHLDIAGTAILEDNQPYAPKGGSGVGVRLLTEFAKSWK